One stretch of Harmonia axyridis chromosome 1, icHarAxyr1.1, whole genome shotgun sequence DNA includes these proteins:
- the LOC123674005 gene encoding uncharacterized protein LOC123674005 codes for MNLEKTKYLCIGDQLSELGIGTESIQPCEEYLGVEFDTSGTDDNEIRSRVIEARKVIGCLNGILWSKNITRSRKFNIYNTMIKSQLTYGSETWRLTERNKRRIEAPEMDALRRSARISRMRRIRNQEVRNQLEVEGTIMDDIE; via the coding sequence ATGAATCTGGAAAAGACTAAATATCTTTGTATTGGAGACCAATTGAGTGAACTGGGTATAGGTACAGAAAGCATACAACCTTGCGAAGAATATTTAGGAGTGGAGTTCGACACAAGCGGTACAGATGACAATGAGATAAGATCACGAGTAATAGAGGCAAGAAAAGTGATTGGCTGTTTAAATGGAATACTCTGGAGCAAAAATATAACTAGATCACGAAAGTTCAACATCTACAATACAATGATCAAAAGCCAATTAACGTATGGATCTGAGACATGGAGACTGACAGAAAGAAATAAGAGGAGGATAGAGGCTCCAGAGATGGATGCGTTGAGGAGATCGGCTAGAATATCTAGAATGCGAAGAATAAGAAACCAGGAAGTACGAAATCAATTGGAAGTAGAAGGCACAATCATGGATGATATAGAGTGA
- the LOC123673995 gene encoding uncharacterized protein LOC123673995 has translation MSVIRQQQWIQHYTELLQERRPQYEEMENPVSVQEGLKVGRSCGPEGIYAELDKNGTQKLFHLLATIFNRYINGEDVPDTWRVAYLSSIHKKRRKDVCSNYRGISVTSTLSRMYGRILRTLIDKELDEEEEQCGFRAGRSCTDNVFCMR, from the exons ATGAGCGTAATCCGACAACAACAATGGATACAGCACTATACAGAATTACTGCAAGAACGACGTCCACAATACGAAGAAATGGAAAACCCAGTTAGCGTCCAAG AAGGTCTAAAAGTGGGTAGATCCTGCGGACCAGAAGGAATATATGCAGAGCTCGACAAGAATGGTACCCAAAAACTTTTCCATCTGCTTGCTACAATATTCAACCGATACATCAACGGGGAAGATGTTCCAGATACTTGGAGAGTGGCTTATTTATCTTCAATCCataaaaaaaggagaaaagACGTATGCTCGAACTACAGAGGCATATCAGTTACAAGTACGCTTAGCAGAATGTACGGAAGAATTTTAAGAACCCTAATTGATAAAGAATTGGACGAAGAGGAGGAGCAATGCGGATTCAGGGCTGGGAGGTCTTGTACCGACAATGTATTTTGTATGAgataa